TTTGATGATATTTTTGATAAGCTGGATGAAAGCAGGGTAAAACAGATTGTCAGGTTGGTGGGAAATAATAGCTTTGGACAGGTTTTTCTTACCGATACCGACAGTGACCGCATCAGTAAAATTTTTCAGGGATTGGATATCTCTTACAGGATATTTCAGGTACTGGATGGTCAGGTGACACTTATAAAGCAGGAAGAATGAAGCAAGAAAAATGAAGAATAAAGAATGACAGGGCAAGTAACTTTGTAGAGTGAAATCACAGTGAATGTAAGAAATAAAAGATGAAAGGTTCAAACCAATATACACTGAAGGAGGCCATACTGGATTTAATAAAAGCTTATGACCTATCAGGAAAACTTTCTGAGGCACGCGTTATACAGTCATGGGAAGATGTGACAGGTAGAGTCATTGGTCGCCATACTCAAAGTCT
This genomic stretch from Bacteroidota bacterium harbors:
- a CDS encoding DUF721 domain-containing protein codes for the protein MKGSNQYTLKEAILDLIKAYDLSGKLSEARVIQSWEDVTGRVIGRHTQSLYIRNKILYIKLDSPALKNELLFSRQKIVDMLNNAVGEKVVEDIIFR